One Actinospica robiniae DSM 44927 genomic region harbors:
- a CDS encoding ATP-binding cassette domain-containing protein, with product MIQATALTKRYGTKLAVDRADFAVAPGKVTGFLGPNGAGKSTTMRMILGLDRPSSGGVTVNGVRYDKLAAPLREVGALLDAKAVHGGRNAYNHLLVLAKANGLPRSRVDTVIDLVGLRSVARQRAGGFSLGMGQRLGIAAALLGDPGVLMFDEPVNGLDPEGILWIRNLMKSLAAEGRTVFVSSHLMSEMALTADHLVVIGLGQILADEPMDEFITKNSVSYVRVRSPQLGELTPKLGLRGWRVEPQSDGSAHVYGGEPSQIGDVAGSEGLWLHELTLVQSSLEEAFMRLTANAVEYHAGGMQDAQVPDSERGE from the coding sequence ATGATCCAAGCCACCGCGCTGACCAAGCGGTACGGGACGAAGCTGGCGGTGGACCGCGCCGACTTCGCCGTCGCGCCGGGCAAGGTCACCGGATTCCTCGGGCCGAACGGCGCCGGCAAGTCCACCACGATGCGGATGATCCTGGGGCTGGACCGGCCCAGCTCCGGCGGGGTGACCGTCAACGGCGTGCGGTACGACAAGCTGGCCGCGCCGCTGCGCGAGGTCGGCGCGCTGCTCGACGCCAAGGCCGTGCACGGCGGCCGCAACGCGTACAACCACCTGTTGGTGCTGGCGAAGGCGAACGGGCTGCCGCGCTCCCGCGTCGATACCGTGATCGACCTGGTCGGGCTGCGCTCGGTGGCCCGCCAGCGCGCGGGCGGCTTCTCCCTGGGCATGGGCCAGCGGCTCGGCATCGCCGCGGCTCTGCTGGGGGACCCGGGCGTGCTCATGTTCGACGAACCGGTCAACGGGCTGGATCCGGAGGGCATCCTCTGGATCAGGAACCTGATGAAATCGCTGGCGGCCGAGGGCCGCACCGTGTTCGTCTCCTCCCATCTGATGAGCGAGATGGCGCTGACGGCCGATCACCTCGTGGTCATCGGCCTCGGCCAGATCCTCGCCGACGAGCCGATGGACGAGTTCATCACGAAGAACTCGGTCAGCTACGTGCGCGTGCGCTCGCCGCAGCTCGGTGAGCTCACCCCGAAGCTCGGCCTGCGCGGCTGGCGGGTGGAGCCGCAGTCTGACGGCTCGGCGCACGTCTACGGCGGCGAGCCCTCGCAGATCGGCGACGTCGCGGGCAGCGAAGGGCTGTGGCTGCACGAGCTGACGCTGGTCCAATCCTCGCTGGAAGAGGCGTTCATGCGACTTACCGCGAACGCGGTCGAGTACCACGCGGGCGGCATGCAGGACGCGCAGGTCCCGGACTCGGAGCGTGGCGAATGA
- a CDS encoding ABC transporter permease, protein MAASSPLTTGALQANSAGSGHANFGRLLLAEWTKLRSVRSTYWSLISLVVVFLFFSWLIPFLVVHNWDQASPSDKASLMEDPLATIMNFGILLGQLGVAVLGVLVTASEYSTGMIRSTLLASPHRMRMLAAKSVVFTVLVLIVGEIVAFAAFGIGQQTFKSLFSLHLNDDAHMRQVVGVGLYLGVLALFSLLVGSLIRHVAGAICTVIALVLVVGPLLQAIPGKAGQYLYTYEPTNAGYAVFQKDLPDKFLITAWEGFAVFAAWTAVLWVLAAWLLSRRDA, encoded by the coding sequence ATGGCAGCTAGCAGTCCCCTCACGACGGGTGCGCTGCAGGCCAACAGCGCGGGTTCCGGCCACGCGAACTTCGGCCGGCTGCTGCTGGCCGAGTGGACCAAGCTGCGCTCGGTCCGCTCGACCTACTGGTCGCTGATCAGCCTCGTCGTCGTGTTCCTGTTCTTCAGTTGGCTGATCCCGTTCCTGGTGGTGCACAACTGGGACCAGGCCAGTCCGTCGGACAAGGCCTCGCTCATGGAGGACCCGCTCGCGACGATCATGAACTTCGGCATTCTGCTCGGCCAGCTGGGCGTGGCCGTGCTCGGCGTGCTGGTCACCGCGAGCGAGTACTCCACCGGCATGATCCGCAGCACCCTGCTGGCCAGCCCGCACCGGATGCGCATGCTCGCGGCCAAGTCCGTGGTCTTCACGGTGCTGGTGCTGATCGTCGGCGAGATCGTCGCGTTCGCCGCGTTCGGCATCGGGCAGCAGACGTTCAAGAGCCTCTTCTCCCTGCATCTGAACGACGACGCGCACATGCGCCAGGTCGTCGGGGTGGGGCTGTACCTCGGCGTGCTGGCGCTCTTCTCCCTGCTGGTGGGCTCGCTCATCCGGCACGTGGCCGGGGCGATCTGCACGGTGATCGCGCTGGTGCTGGTGGTCGGCCCGCTCTTGCAGGCGATTCCGGGCAAGGCCGGCCAGTACCTCTACACCTATGAGCCCACGAACGCGGGATACGCGGTCTTCCAGAAGGACCTGCCCGACAAGTTCCTGATCACGGCTTGGGAGGGCTTCGCCGTCTTCGCGGCGTGGACCGCGGTGCTGTGGGTCCTGGCGGCGTGGCTCCTGAGCAGACGCGACGCCTGA
- a CDS encoding ABC transporter permease subunit, which yields MSEIVETVPAAPDGANADTNFRTSGPAPRATFPEAMDSEFAKLRTVRSTWWTLVASLIASAGISFLIAVVRSVNWNSLPASQRASLDMYSVVSGVYFGVLVTGVLGVLVVATEYTTGMMRTALTAFPRRGTLFAAKALVLAGVVLVLGLIIAFASYGLAEPFYARHGLQLSLTHEANLRAVLAVPVYLVLVALMGLAFGFLLRHTAGAISSLMGLMFVIPIITNFLPGTIGKNINKVMPSNAGGAMITTTRLSIDGNPHLTPLGGLITLLIWVAALTVPALLLFRRRDA from the coding sequence ATGAGCGAGATCGTCGAAACCGTGCCGGCCGCGCCGGACGGAGCGAACGCCGACACGAACTTCCGGACGAGCGGCCCGGCGCCTCGGGCGACCTTCCCCGAGGCGATGGACAGCGAGTTCGCCAAGCTCCGCACCGTGCGCTCGACCTGGTGGACGCTGGTGGCCAGCCTCATCGCGTCGGCGGGCATCTCCTTCCTGATCGCCGTGGTGCGCTCGGTGAACTGGAACTCGCTCCCGGCCTCGCAGCGGGCCTCGCTGGACATGTACTCGGTGGTCTCCGGCGTCTACTTCGGCGTGCTGGTCACCGGCGTGCTCGGGGTGCTGGTCGTGGCCACGGAGTACACCACCGGGATGATGCGCACCGCGCTCACCGCGTTCCCCCGGCGCGGCACGCTGTTCGCGGCCAAGGCCCTCGTGCTCGCGGGCGTCGTCCTGGTGCTCGGCCTGATCATCGCTTTCGCGTCGTACGGGCTGGCCGAGCCCTTCTACGCGCGGCACGGCCTCCAGCTCTCGCTCACCCACGAGGCGAACCTGCGCGCCGTGCTCGCCGTGCCGGTCTACCTGGTGCTGGTGGCGCTGATGGGGCTGGCGTTCGGGTTCCTGCTGCGGCACACCGCGGGCGCGATCTCCTCGCTGATGGGGCTGATGTTCGTCATCCCGATCATCACGAACTTCCTGCCGGGCACGATCGGCAAGAACATCAACAAGGTGATGCCGTCGAACGCCGGCGGCGCGATGATCACGACGACGAGGCTGTCGATCGACGGCAACCCGCATTTGACCCCGCTGGGCGGGTTGATCACCCTGCTGATCTGGGTCGCGGCCCTGACGGTGCCCGCGCTGCTGCTCTTCCGCAGGCGCGACGCGTAG
- a CDS encoding alcohol dehydrogenase catalytic domain-containing protein, translating to MQAAVVTDFTRPLELQRLPIPEPGAGQVLVRLEACGVCHTDIHAARGEWPVKPNPPFIPGHEGVGVIETLGEGVRTRRVGERVALPWLGSACGHCGYCVSGQEALCEQQANTGYTVDGGYAQYAVADGHYVVPVPDTITSLDAAPLTCAGVTTYKAVKVAGAGLDTKVGVFGVGGLGHLAVQYARLAGGFVTAVDIEDDKLELAHQLGADHMVNALKTDPVEEIQRRGGLDVALALAASNDSFRQAFASLRRGGRMVCVGLPAEGDLHVPIYDTVLGGKSVIGSIVGTRQDLVEVFDLHAAGRTRVIAEGRELADVNSVFEEILSGRVPARVVIQY from the coding sequence ATGCAGGCCGCCGTCGTCACGGATTTCACCAGGCCGCTGGAACTGCAGAGGCTGCCGATCCCGGAGCCCGGGGCGGGCCAGGTGCTGGTCCGGCTCGAGGCCTGCGGCGTGTGCCACACCGACATCCACGCGGCCCGCGGCGAGTGGCCGGTCAAGCCGAACCCGCCGTTCATCCCCGGCCACGAGGGCGTCGGGGTCATCGAGACCCTCGGCGAAGGCGTGCGGACACGCCGGGTCGGCGAGCGGGTGGCGCTGCCCTGGCTCGGCTCGGCCTGCGGCCACTGCGGCTACTGCGTCTCCGGCCAGGAGGCGCTCTGCGAGCAGCAGGCCAACACCGGCTACACGGTCGACGGCGGATACGCGCAGTACGCGGTCGCCGACGGGCACTACGTCGTGCCCGTGCCCGATACGATCACCTCGCTCGACGCGGCGCCGCTGACCTGCGCCGGCGTGACGACGTACAAGGCCGTGAAGGTGGCCGGCGCGGGCCTGGACACGAAAGTGGGCGTCTTCGGCGTAGGCGGGCTCGGCCACCTCGCGGTCCAGTACGCGCGGCTGGCGGGCGGCTTCGTCACCGCCGTCGACATCGAGGACGACAAGCTCGAGCTCGCCCACCAGCTCGGCGCGGACCACATGGTCAACGCGCTCAAGACCGACCCGGTCGAGGAGATCCAGCGCCGCGGCGGCCTCGATGTCGCGCTCGCCCTCGCCGCGTCGAACGACTCCTTCCGGCAGGCCTTCGCGAGCTTGCGCCGCGGCGGCCGGATGGTCTGCGTCGGGCTCCCGGCCGAGGGTGACCTGCACGTGCCCATTTACGACACCGTGCTCGGCGGCAAATCCGTGATCGGCTCGATCGTCGGCACCCGGCAGGACCTCGTCGAGGTCTTCGACCTGCACGCCGCCGGGCGCACCCGGGTGATCGCCGAGGGCCGCGAGCTGGCCGACGTCAACTCGGTCTTCGAGGAGATCCTCAGCGGCCGGGTGCCGGCCCGGGTGGTCATCCAGTACTGA
- a CDS encoding ABC transporter ATP-binding protein, which produces MIEAVGLTKRYGDRLAVDQLSFTVKPGQVTGFLGPNGAGKSTTMRMILGLDAPTSGTVTVGGKPFGRTAHPMREVGALLDAKAVHGGRSAYNHLLCLAQTNNLPKRRVEEVLALVGLSAVGRKRSKGFSLGMGQRLGIASALLGDPQVLMFDEPVNGLDPEGILWIRNLMRALASEGRTVFVSSHLMSEMENTADHLIVIGRGRLVADCSVQEFIDNNSELSIRVRTPETAKLNTLLTDKGATVRADGDEALLVTRMGMVDIGDLAFDNGIRVHELSPIQASLEQAFMELTKDAVEYHAAVPAGKGA; this is translated from the coding sequence ATGATCGAGGCGGTAGGCCTCACCAAGAGATACGGGGACCGGCTGGCGGTGGACCAGCTGAGCTTCACCGTGAAGCCGGGACAGGTGACCGGCTTCCTCGGCCCGAACGGCGCCGGCAAGTCGACCACGATGCGGATGATCCTGGGCCTCGACGCCCCGACGTCCGGCACGGTGACCGTCGGCGGCAAGCCGTTCGGGCGGACCGCGCACCCGATGCGCGAGGTCGGCGCGCTGCTCGACGCCAAGGCCGTGCACGGCGGCCGCAGCGCTTACAACCACCTGCTGTGCCTGGCCCAGACGAACAACCTGCCCAAGCGCCGGGTGGAGGAGGTGCTCGCCCTGGTGGGCCTGTCCGCGGTGGGGCGCAAGCGGTCCAAGGGCTTCTCCCTCGGCATGGGCCAGCGCCTGGGCATCGCCTCCGCGCTGCTCGGCGACCCGCAGGTGCTGATGTTCGACGAGCCGGTCAACGGCCTGGACCCGGAGGGCATCCTCTGGATCAGGAACCTGATGCGGGCGCTGGCGTCCGAGGGCCGGACCGTGTTCGTCTCCTCGCACCTGATGAGCGAGATGGAGAACACCGCCGACCACCTGATCGTGATCGGCCGCGGCCGGCTGGTGGCCGACTGCTCGGTGCAGGAGTTCATCGACAACAACTCCGAGCTCTCCATCCGGGTCAGGACCCCGGAGACGGCGAAGCTCAACACGCTGCTGACCGACAAGGGCGCCACGGTGCGCGCGGACGGCGACGAGGCGCTGCTGGTGACCAGGATGGGCATGGTCGACATCGGCGATCTGGCCTTCGACAACGGGATCCGGGTGCACGAGCTCAGCCCGATCCAGGCCTCGCTGGAGCAGGCGTTCATGGAGCTGACGAAGGACGCGGTGGAGTACCACGCGGCGGTCCCGGCCGGAAAGGGCGCCTGA
- a CDS encoding ABC transporter ATP-binding protein, with amino-acid sequence MIEVRDLVKKYGETTAVDHLSFTVQPGRITGFLGPNGAGKSTTMRLILGLDRPTSGTALIDGKPYRDLPDPLRYVGALLEAKAVHGGRTAFHHLLYLAQTQGVPKQRVSQVLELVGLGPVARKRTKGFSLGMGQRLGIAAALLADPKILILDEPVNGLDPEGIVWIRSLMKALAAEGRTILVSSHLMNEMAVTADHLVVVGRGRLQADMPVAQFIAQFSDNSVLVRTPQPDGLRTAASEQGWKSTPGSEDGVLLLNGATAAEIGELAAAKGLVLHELTPQRASLEEAFMELTRGAGEFAHAGPGVPGQPAPAVPSQYAPGQPQGGNHGS; translated from the coding sequence ATGATCGAAGTCAGAGATCTCGTCAAGAAGTACGGTGAAACCACCGCGGTCGATCATCTGAGCTTCACCGTTCAGCCGGGGCGGATCACCGGATTCCTCGGGCCGAACGGGGCGGGCAAGAGCACGACGATGCGCCTGATCCTCGGGTTGGACCGGCCGACCAGCGGCACCGCCCTGATCGACGGCAAGCCCTACCGGGACCTTCCGGACCCGTTGCGCTACGTCGGCGCGCTGCTCGAGGCCAAGGCCGTGCACGGCGGGCGGACCGCGTTCCATCACCTGTTGTACCTGGCCCAGACCCAGGGTGTGCCCAAGCAGCGGGTGAGCCAGGTGCTCGAGCTGGTCGGGCTGGGGCCGGTGGCGCGCAAGCGGACCAAGGGCTTCTCGCTGGGCATGGGCCAGCGGCTGGGGATCGCGGCGGCACTGCTGGCGGATCCCAAGATCCTGATCCTGGACGAGCCGGTCAACGGGCTCGACCCGGAGGGCATCGTGTGGATCCGGAGCCTGATGAAGGCACTGGCCGCCGAGGGCCGCACCATCCTGGTCTCCTCGCACCTGATGAACGAGATGGCGGTCACCGCCGACCACCTCGTGGTGGTCGGGCGCGGGCGGCTGCAGGCGGACATGCCGGTGGCCCAGTTCATCGCGCAGTTCTCCGACAACTCGGTGCTGGTGCGCACGCCGCAGCCGGACGGGCTGCGTACGGCGGCGTCCGAGCAGGGGTGGAAGAGCACGCCGGGCAGCGAGGACGGGGTCCTGCTGCTCAACGGCGCCACCGCGGCCGAGATCGGCGAACTCGCCGCGGCCAAGGGCCTGGTGCTGCACGAGCTCACGCCGCAGCGCGCGTCGCTGGAGGAGGCGTTCATGGAGCTCACCCGCGGTGCGGGCGAGTTCGCGCACGCGGGGCCGGGAGTCCCGGGGCAGCCGGCCCCGGCGGTGCCCAGCCAATACGCGCCGGGACAGCCGCAGGGAGGCAACCATGGCAGCTAG
- a CDS encoding LLM class flavin-dependent oxidoreductase — MNTTASASTSAARTAPQENGEPVRVGVLVPISRFLWDGEDPRDLIAFGRRAEALGLDSLWVNDSLASPRIEALTMLSALAAATERVTLGTAALLPVLRRPVQAANALASIDLLSAGRLVAAVGAGFPGRLGQPMHEVSEVPWPRRFTRLDETVALWRQLWTPGSPRSFHGELLRFDELPEPTLPHRPGGPRIWLGGATPRALERTGRLYDGWLPYPPEARDYASGIEHARQAAADAGRDPGELTPALFATVRLADDKAAGEDVLRRFTSASYGMALEQVSTIQAINTGTAEQIAAWLRRYVDAGARHIVIRIAALGLDDHRDQLARIARADFAAAVRQAVV; from the coding sequence GTGAACACGACAGCATCCGCGAGTACGAGCGCCGCCCGGACCGCGCCACAGGAGAACGGCGAGCCGGTTCGCGTCGGCGTGTTGGTACCGATCAGCCGCTTTCTCTGGGACGGCGAGGATCCCCGCGACCTGATCGCCTTCGGCCGGCGTGCCGAAGCCCTCGGGCTGGATTCGCTCTGGGTCAACGACTCCCTGGCCAGCCCGCGGATCGAGGCGTTGACCATGCTCTCCGCGCTGGCCGCGGCCACCGAGCGGGTCACCCTGGGCACAGCGGCGCTGTTGCCGGTGCTGCGCCGGCCGGTGCAGGCGGCGAACGCGCTCGCCTCGATCGACCTGCTCAGCGCCGGTCGGCTGGTGGCTGCGGTGGGCGCCGGCTTCCCCGGTCGGCTCGGCCAGCCCATGCACGAGGTCTCCGAGGTCCCTTGGCCGCGGCGCTTCACCCGGCTCGACGAGACCGTCGCGTTGTGGCGGCAGTTGTGGACGCCCGGCAGCCCACGGTCCTTCCACGGCGAGCTCCTGCGCTTCGACGAACTGCCCGAGCCCACCCTCCCGCATCGGCCCGGCGGCCCGCGGATCTGGCTGGGCGGCGCGACGCCGAGGGCCCTCGAGCGCACCGGCCGGCTGTACGACGGCTGGTTGCCCTACCCGCCTGAGGCACGCGACTACGCGTCAGGGATCGAGCACGCGCGCCAGGCCGCTGCGGACGCGGGCCGCGATCCGGGCGAGCTCACCCCGGCGCTGTTCGCCACGGTCCGTCTCGCTGACGACAAAGCCGCTGGTGAAGATGTCCTCAGGCGCTTCACCTCGGCCAGCTACGGCATGGCGCTGGAGCAGGTCTCGACGATCCAGGCCATCAACACGGGCACGGCAGAACAGATCGCGGCCTGGCTGCGGCGGTACGTCGACGCGGGCGCCCGGCACATCGTGATCCGTATCGCCGCCCTCGGACTCGACGACCACCGGGATCAGCTCGCCCGCATCGCCCGCGCCGACTTCGCGGCCGCCGTGCGTCAGGCCGTGGTGTAG
- a CDS encoding helix-turn-helix domain-containing protein: MEFAAALRERRVRVRLSQLELASRAGTSQRHVSFLESGRSVPGREMVVRLAESLRLPLRDRNSLLVSAGFAPVYSETSIEAADLAPTRAALMHILRGYTPYPAAILDRAGTLLAANSAFDAFVEGADEQLLAHPANLYRLALHPCGLAPRIRNFPQWSRHVVENLHQAHLRDPDERLAALSAELSAYIPESAGSSPLGFAVPLDIASAHGDLRLMTTISTFATAVDVTVSELKLEAFLPVDEQSAESLRRAVGRRSDECSRWYGK; this comes from the coding sequence GTGGAATTCGCCGCGGCGTTACGGGAGCGCCGAGTCCGCGTGCGGCTGAGCCAACTCGAATTGGCCTCCCGCGCCGGTACATCCCAGCGCCATGTCAGCTTTCTGGAAAGCGGCCGATCGGTCCCGGGACGGGAGATGGTGGTGCGTCTGGCCGAGTCGCTCAGGCTCCCGCTGCGCGATCGCAATAGCCTGCTGGTGTCCGCGGGGTTCGCGCCGGTCTACTCCGAGACCTCGATCGAGGCGGCCGACCTGGCTCCGACCCGAGCGGCCCTCATGCACATCCTGCGCGGCTACACGCCGTATCCCGCCGCCATCCTCGACCGCGCCGGCACGCTGCTCGCCGCCAACTCGGCCTTCGACGCCTTCGTCGAGGGAGCGGACGAACAACTGCTCGCGCACCCGGCGAACCTCTACCGGCTCGCCCTTCATCCGTGCGGCCTGGCGCCCCGCATCCGGAACTTCCCGCAGTGGTCGCGGCACGTGGTGGAGAACCTGCACCAGGCGCACCTGCGCGATCCGGACGAGCGACTCGCCGCGTTGAGTGCGGAGTTGTCTGCGTACATTCCGGAAAGCGCCGGAAGCTCGCCCCTGGGCTTCGCCGTGCCCTTGGATATCGCCTCCGCGCACGGCGATCTGCGCCTGATGACCACGATCAGCACGTTCGCCACCGCCGTGGACGTGACCGTCTCGGAGCTCAAACTCGAGGCCTTCCTGCCCGTGGACGAGCAGAGCGCGGAGTCGCTGCGGCGCGCCGTCGGGCGACGGAGCGACGAGTGCTCCCGCTGGTACGGCAAATAG
- a CDS encoding ABC transporter permease subunit: protein MSTVTDTPSAFAGLTPLPPARGRAGFGGALASEWTKIRSVRSTVWTLAAAIIVAVGISTLGNWGQASHTNLSAAQLERRDLVARSMFGIMLGQLVMVVFGALAVTSEYATGMIRTSLSAQPRRLHVFFAKLVVVAVIAFVVGEVISFASFLIGTHFWAEKGVHLSLSSHGALQAVIGGGLYLDGAALLAFGIGAALRHTAGTITLGVALLFVVTVIVNFMPDSWQADVDKYLPANAGSQVWATQHTADVGTAFGAWAGFGIYMLYAAVALLAGLWVFKKKDA from the coding sequence ATGAGCACGGTCACCGACACCCCCTCGGCGTTCGCCGGGCTCACCCCCCTGCCGCCGGCCCGCGGCCGGGCCGGCTTCGGCGGCGCGCTGGCGTCGGAGTGGACGAAGATCCGCTCGGTCCGCTCGACGGTCTGGACGCTGGCCGCGGCCATCATCGTGGCCGTGGGCATCAGCACCCTGGGCAACTGGGGGCAGGCCAGCCACACCAACCTGTCCGCTGCGCAGCTCGAGCGGCGGGACCTGGTGGCCCGCAGCATGTTCGGCATCATGCTCGGCCAGTTGGTCATGGTGGTCTTCGGCGCGCTCGCGGTCACCAGCGAGTACGCCACCGGCATGATCCGCACCAGCCTGTCCGCACAGCCGCGCCGGCTGCACGTGTTCTTCGCGAAGCTCGTCGTGGTGGCCGTGATCGCGTTCGTGGTCGGAGAGGTCATCTCCTTCGCCTCGTTCCTGATCGGCACGCACTTCTGGGCGGAGAAGGGCGTGCACCTGTCGCTGAGCTCGCACGGCGCGCTGCAGGCGGTCATCGGCGGCGGCCTGTACCTGGACGGCGCGGCGCTGCTGGCCTTCGGCATCGGCGCGGCGCTGCGGCACACGGCCGGCACGATCACCCTCGGGGTGGCGCTGTTGTTCGTGGTCACGGTCATCGTGAACTTCATGCCGGACAGCTGGCAGGCCGACGTCGACAAGTACCTGCCCGCCAACGCGGGCAGCCAGGTCTGGGCGACCCAGCACACGGCCGACGTGGGCACCGCGTTCGGGGCCTGGGCCGGGTTCGGCATCTACATGCTCTACGCGGCGGTCGCGCTGCTGGCCGGTCTGTGGGTGTTCAAGAAGAAGGACGCCTGA